A single window of Synechococcus sp. C9 DNA harbors:
- a CDS encoding DUF393 domain-containing protein, with protein MAVTSSWKIKLLYDGDCPLCLREVDFLRRRDGGRGLIAFVDIAAPDYDATANAGIDFVTAMREIHAITADGQVIRGVEVFRQIYALLGLGWVYRWTRLPGINRLVNWLYGLWAERRLALTGRPDVLTLAAQRCPNGRCERSAIES; from the coding sequence ATGGCAGTGACATCCAGTTGGAAAATCAAGTTGCTTTACGATGGGGATTGCCCCCTGTGTCTGCGGGAAGTGGATTTTTTACGTCGTCGGGATGGGGGACGGGGGTTGATTGCGTTTGTGGATATTGCCGCCCCGGACTACGATGCGACAGCCAACGCCGGGATTGACTTTGTGACAGCCATGCGGGAAATCCATGCCATTACCGCCGACGGGCAGGTGATCCGGGGGGTCGAGGTATTTCGGCAAATTTATGCACTGCTGGGGTTGGGATGGGTGTACCGCTGGACACGTCTGCCGGGCATCAATCGGTTGGTAAATTGGCTATACGGGCTGTGGGCAGAGCGACGGTTGGCATTGACAGGGAGACCAGATGTACTGACACTAGCGGCACAACGCTGTCCTAATGGTCGCTGTGAACGTTCTGCGATTGAGTCTTGA